In the Cylindrospermopsis raciborskii Cr2010 genome, TAAAGAATGGGGAAATCCCTGAGGGCGGTTAGGATAACCTGAGCGCAGTTGACGGAGGATGGAAATTAAGGTTTCATCGCTTAGTGCATCGATTTCATCTAAAAAAAACACTAAGGGACGAGGAGAGGTTACTGCCCAATTACTTAAGAATATGCTTAATTGTGAGCTGTTATCAACAGCAGGCCATCGGGTGGGTTGTAGTTCTGATGGTAGACGAAAACAAATGGATTGTTGCCATTCGGTTAAAATAGCTACCTGCGCTGCTACAGGATCATGAGGGAACGCAGCACCTACTTCAGCAGAAAGCATAACAGCAGTATATTTTCCACCTTCGGTTAATTCTTGGGCTAAGGCCAACATAGCAGTAGTTTTACCCACCTGACGAGGAGCATGAATAACAAAGTAATTTTGTCTATCAATTAGAGTACGCACTTTAGGAAGGCGTTCCGTAGGAGGTAACATGTAGTGAATATCTGATTTACATGGACCTGCTGTGTTGAACCATTTATTCATAGTTGATTTTTATATATCTTTGACATTCGTGCGATCGCATAAGTAGGGAGGCACAATTACTTGTAGGATGGGTTGAACTATGAAACCTGTCCTACGTTCATCTTATATTTAATTCCACTGATTTGCACAGCCAAAAAGATAATGTGTTTAGCACCAGAAACCCGCAAAGCCAAAATAGTCAAAGAGGTATTATATGGGGATATTTCTTCCAAATGTCCAGCTTCAATCTTACGTCGTCAACCACAGGCCAGCTTGTTTTTAGATCTCAACTCTGCTAGAGAAATCTCTCTTGAATCCTCCAACACCTAATTATCAAGCTGAGTAAGTTTACCATCTTCCATTTGAATAATGCGATCGGCAATATCCAAAATACGATTATCATGGGTGACAATTAAAATGGCACAGTTTTGTTCTCTGGCTAATTCCTGCATGATATTGACCACATCTCGACCGGATTTACTATCTAAAGCTGCTGTAGGTTCGTCTGCTAAAACTAATTTAGGGTGACTAACTAAAGCACGTGCAATAGCAACTCTTTGTTTTTGTCCTCCCGACAGATCCTCAGGATAATAATTAATCCTGTTACCTAATTTTACGGACTCAAGGATGGATTGGGATTGCATTCTAGCTTGACCTTGAGGAATATGGGTCTGTAATTCCAAAGACATTTGTACATTTTCTCTAGCTGTTAAAAAGTCTAACAAATTATGTCCTTGAAAAATATAACCTATTTGACGACGTACTTGGACTAACTTCCCGTTTCTAACTCCACATAATTCCTCTCCCAGAAATTTTAAACTTCCTTCTTGAACAGAACGTAAACCACCAATCAAGGTTAGTAGGGTGGTCTTTCCCGATCCGGAAGGACCTGTCATAATCACAATTTCACCAGCGTCAATTCTTAAATTAATGTCAAATAATATCTGGTTCTTTAATTTGGGTTTACCAAAATACTGATTTAAGCCCTCAATTTCTATGATGGGGTTTGAACTTTTCATATTTCCTCCGACTTGGGAAACAACTTTAGACAACTGTGAGAGATGTTAATGTTTTTAAAAAATATCAGCCGGATCTAACTTTCGTAGTTTGTTAGTGGAGAAAAAACCTGAAGTTAAACACATAACCACAGCAGAGATAAATACAATAAATGCTTTATCACCATCCATGACAATGGGTAATTGGGTAGCATTTTTGGCTATGTCGTAAAGTCCTAAAGAGATAGCAAATCCAGGAATGTATCCCAAACCTGCTAAAATTAGAGCCTGTTGAAAAACAACTCTGAGGAGATATTTGTTTTTAAATCCCATGGCTTTGAGGGTAGCAAATTCAATCAAATGGCTGGATATATTACTATAAAGAATTTGGTAAACAACTATGACACCAACCACAAAACCCATAATTACCATCAAGTTAAATACAAAACCGATAGGTGTTCTTAAAGTCCAATAATTTTTTTCAAATTCGATGAAGTCATGACGGTTCATAACCATCACATCTTCGGGTAAGTTAGCTGATAGTTCACCTAATACCCTTTGGGAATCAGCACCAGGTCTTAGATGAATTAACCCTATATCTATTTGATTGGCATTGCGCTCTCGAAAAACTCGCATGAAAGTAGAATCGCTGACAATTAAATTCCCATCAACCCCAAAAGATGGACCAAGACTAAATAAACCACTTACCCTAACTTTATAACCTATTAACCCCAGATAACTGAATATCTCCATGCTGACAGGTTTATTTTGGCTATAGTGTTGGGCAATTGGACCAAACTCAGGACGAGCAGCACGGTCAAAAAATACCTGATCTGGTATTTGGAGTAATTTAAAATCTTGTTGTATTTCTGGCAACTTAAATATTGATTTAACCGGATCAAATCCCAGCACATAAATGGGATATTTCCGCCCAGTTACCGGATTTTTTAACTTAGCAAACTGTACATATAGGGGATCAACTGACTCTACATCCTTAAAACCCAGGGTTTGATATAAACGACTGCGAGGAAAACTTTGGTTAGAAGTTAAGGATTTATATTGAGCACTAATCAAAAATAAATCTCCTTCGATATTCTTATGCAATTGTGTGGCACTAGCATACAGTGCATCTTGAAACCCAATTTGCATAAACATTAAAACAGCAACAAAGGAAATTCCTGCTAGAGCTACAAGAAACCGAACTTTTTGTTTAGCCAGTTGTAGCCAAGCCAGAGGAATATTTAGGATCATTTTGAAGACCTCTTAATTTAAGTTTTTATGTGAATTGACTCCTAACTTTTAACTATTACATGTTGATCCATACCTGAACCTGTAGGTTAGTTAAATCTGCAACCCTTTGGTTGTCTTTAGGATTGTTGATCCGAATTTTGACATCAACTATTTTGTTGTCTGTATCAGCACCAGGACTATTATTAAAAATATTTTGCTGATTAACTTGCAATCCAATATCTGTAACTGTTCCTTGAATTTTCCCTGGAAAAGCATCAGCAGTAATGTCTACAGATTGTCCTAATTTTACTTTTTTAACATCAGTTTCATAAACTTCTGCTACCACATACATTTGCTGGGTTCTCCCTAATTCAGCAATACCTTGACTACTAATTATTTCTCCTGGCCAAGCATTAATTTTTAAAACTTGTCCATCAATCGGTGAACGAATTATACTTAAATCTAATTCTGCTTGAGCTTGGGTAACTGAAGCTTTTGCGCTCGCCAGATCTGCTTTTGCTAGTTGTATATCGGTGGGACGAATTTCTACAATACTGTTGAGTCTTGCTTGAGCTTCATTTATTTGTTTTTGCAAAGTTTCTTGAGTTCTATTTAGTGCTGCTTTTGCTTCATTTATTTGTTGCTGTAGAGTGTCTCTTCTTAGACGTTTACTCTCTGCATTTGAAGCAGAAATTGCTCCATTTTCATATAAATCTTCATATCTCTGATTTTCTCTTTGTGCATTATTTAATTCAGCTTGCAATCTAGCAATTATGGATTTTTGTGCTGATGTTTCACCACGCAATTCTGCTTCCAATCGCCCAATGGTGGCTTTTTGGGCATAAATATCTCCCTGTTTTGCTCCAGCTTCTACTTTTTCTAGATTTGCTTTTGCTACTTCTACTTGTCTGTTAGCCTTTTCTAAAGCTGCAAGATTAGGACTGTAACTGTCTAAAAAGGCAATTAATTGACCTTGGCGAATTTTATCGCCTTTTTTGACTAGAAGTTTTGCTATTCTTATACCTCCTCCCAAGGAATTAGGAGCAGATAACCGAATTATTTCCCCTTGGGGTTCTAGTCTTCCTAAAGCAGCAACACCAGTAATTATTGGACTGGGACTATTAATAGGAATTGCCACCTTGGATTGGGATTTAGTCTGGAAATTTGAAATACTTTGAAAAGATATGAGTAGGGTAGATATAAATGTGGTAGTCGCTAAACTAATTAACAACCAACTTCTAAAATTGACAAGTAAATGCTTTTCTTTGTCTACCATAATTATGCCTTTAGTTATCCGTTTACTATCCCTTAAATCAGGTTTTTTAATGGCCATTGAGCACCTTTTAACCTTGTGGTTTGAGACAAGCTACTTATGATACGGCGGTAGATAGCATTCTTTTGATAACTGCAATTGATATGGTGAATTTTATTTAACAAGATAGAGTTTCAAGATATAGCTAGGAGGATGTATTTTCATCTATTCCTTAGCTATATCCACCTAGAATTTGAATCAGTTCCAATTATTTGTTGAGCATTAGTTCCTTTTTCTTTTTCATAATTGCCAGGTATTCATTGCGAGTTCCGTCAACACGATAGTGATCACAAATTTGACACAATTTGAGAACATCCAAGCGACTGAATACCTTTTGATGTTCAATTCCATTGTCATTACGCCACCGCCAAAATGTGGTTCTATCAATTCGACGTTCCGTGTCAGGCCATCTACGTTTTGATAGAAATCCTACCAATTCATCCTCGTAAAAAGAGTAGCCTTTTGGTAATTTCAGCAGTTCTTCTCTCAACTCATTTAGCGGTATGAGTGGATCTAGTTCAGATAGTCTCATGCCAGCAAGCCCTTATAGTTTATTTTAATTAGCATTTTGCATTTGTCAATATACAAACACCAACAATTGCATGATTTTTATTTGTAATCCTCCATAGTTAAGGGTGGATAAACTGACGAATTGGCAACCTGGATTAGGGATCAATTTGGTGTGAATTTATCTGGTCGCTTGGTTCCCTATCTATCCACCTGATAAACCAACGGGATGGATTTACATTTACATCATTCAACCAAATACAATAAACTGATTAATGTCCAATTTCAAGCCTTATGCAACAAAATGCTATACTTAATTTTGTGAAGTTTTGTGGGCAAGTTAACTTTGATTACTATTTACTACTCAAATATCTAGATGATCTTTGTTTGATCACAAATTTTAAATTATTCTCTTTCCTTAGATAGATGCAACGCTTGACTATTTTGTTCCACAATCCCAAACCTTAATCCAAAAATTATAGTTTGAGTCAGAACCCTTTTGCTTTTTTTAGTTGTATTTAAGTTGCATAACTGTTGTCAAATATTGTTGGCAAGTTTAATATCAGAATAAATCAGCGGCAAATTAATTTATCTAAGTTACAGGGAAGAGGATAGGATTTTTTTGTTTGGGTTTCTGGAATGTATCCTCACTTTGGCCGCAAAGCATTTTACCAAATTAAACTCAGAAATAATCTATCTTGACATTAGGAACTACTTGTATCCTAAAAACTTGATTTTAAAGTTTGGGGTAAGTTTAACCCATGTAAATTGAAAAAGCAAAATATCCCCATGAATCACGCCAAACTTGAGTCAGATTTAGCACAGTTGCAGGATGAAGTTAGCAATTGTGAACGGGATTTATTAAACTTAATTAAAGGAAAAAAAACCATGGAATATTCTCAAAATCATAATGGTGGTAATCAAAGTAATCAAATTGCCATTATTGGTATGGCTTCCCTATTTCCCCAGTCAAAAAACTTGCAGGAGTATTGGCAGGTAATAGTGGATAAAATAGATTGCATTACGGATGTGCCTGCTTCCCGTTGGAGCGTGGAAGACTATTATGATCCCAATCCTAAAGCACCAGATAAAACTTACTGTAAAAGAGGTGGGTTCATCCCCGATATTGATTTTAATCCTATGGAATTTGGTTTACCACCAAATATTCTAGAAGTGACAGATATTTCTCAATTATTGGGTTTAGTCGTCGCCAAAGCAGCTATGGAAGATGCTGGCTATGGTGAGTCTCAACAGTTTGATCGGGATCGCACAGGGGTAATATTAGGTGTGGCAATTGGTAGACAATTGGCAGTACCTTTGGGGTCACGATTACAATATCCCGTTTGGAAAAAAGTTTTTAAAAACTGTGGACTTTCTGATGATGAGACTGAAAAAGTAATTGAGAAACTGAAAAGTGCCTACATACAATGGGAGGAAAATGCGTTCCCTGGAATGTTGGCTAATGTAATTTCCGGGAGAATTGCCAACCGACTTGATTTGGGCGGAACTAATTGTGTAGTTGATGCTGCTTGCGCCAGTTCCCTGGGCGCACTGAATATGGCAATCAGCGAACTGCTTGCACATCGTGCTGATATGATGATTACAGGTGGGGTTGATACCGATAATTCCATTTTTGCCTATATGTGTTTTAGTAAAACTCCCGCAGTTTCCCCCAGTGAAAAAGTTAGACCATTCGATGTGAATTCCGATGGTATGATGTTAGGTGAGGGCGTGGGAATGTTGGTACTCAAACGTCTGGAAGATGCTGTTAAAGATGGCGATCGCATTTATGCTGTAGTTAAGGGTATTGGCAGTTCCAGTGATGGTAAATACAAAAGCATTTATGCTCCCCATTCCCAAGGACAGGTAAAAGCCATTCGTCGGGCCTATGAAAATGCTGGTTTTGCGCCCCAAACTGTGGGTTTAATTGAAGCTCATGGTACGGGAACTATGGTAGGAGACCCCACGGAATTTACTTCAATCAATCAGGTGTTTGGTGATAATAACTCTCTAAAACAACACATAGCTTTAGGAACGGTTAAATCTCAAATTGGACACACAAAAGCTGCTGCGGGTGCTGCTAGTTTAATTAAAACCGCCTTGGCATTACATCATAAGGTGTTACCACCAACTATTAACATTACCCAACCCCATCCCAAACTGAATATTGAAAATTCTCCCTTTTATTTAAATACGGAAACTAGACCATGGATTAGCAATCAACCGAGACGAGCTGGGGTGAGCGCCTTTGGTTTTGGAGGTACAAATTATCATGTAGTTTTGGAAGAATATGAATCGGAACATCATCAATCATATAGATTACATAATTGCGCTAAGTCAATTTTCTTGAGCGCACCCACAACACCAGAATTATTATCCCAATGTCAACATCTTTATCAACAGTTGGAATCAACAGATAAAGAACAACATTATCAAAGAATAATTGCCGAATCTGAACAATTGATAATTCCTGCTGATCATGCTAGAGTAGGATTCACGATCCTCTCTTTAAGCCAAGCAATAGCCCATTTAGCTATCATTATTGACTTGCTAAAAAATCAACCTTCCGTTGAGTTCTGGGAACATCCTAAAGGAATTTATTATCGTCAACAGGGTATGGAAACAACCGGAAAAGTAGTGGCCTTATTTTCCGGACAAGGTTCCCAATATTTGGAAATGGGAAGAGAATTAGTAATTAACTTTCCTTGTTTACGACAAACCTACTCTCACCTGGATGATTTATTCTCCCGCGAGGGATTAGAACCTCTTTCTCAAGTGGTCTTCCCCACTCCAGTTTTCACTCCACAGGAACGACAAGAACAATTGGAAAAACTGCAAAGAACCGAATATGCACAACCAGCAATAGGAGTATTAAGTGCAGGATTATATAAAATATTGCAGCAAGCTGGATTGAAAGTTGATTTTGTTGCTGGACATAGCTTTGGAGAGTTAACAGCTCTATGGTCTGCAGGTGTATTAACTGAAGAAGATTATTTCTTTCTGGTCAAAGCTAGGGGAAAAGCAATGTCCACACCCCCAGCAGTGGATGCTGGAGGAATGTTAGCAGTAAAAGGTAATATTAGCCAAGTAACGGAATTAATTAAAGACTTTCCCCAAGTTGCTATTGCTAACTATAATTCCCAACAGCAAATAGTTCTAGCTGGGAATAAATCAGAAATTACTCAAGTACAGAATGTTCTGCAATCTAAGGGATTCTCCTGTTTCTTATTAGGGGTTTCCGCTGCTTTCCACACACCCTTAGTCTCCCATGCACAAAAACCCTTTGCCCATGCGATCGCACAAGTAAATTTTCAATCACCTCGCATTCCGGTTTATAGCAATGTGACAGGAAAATTATATCCTAATGAACCTGCATCCATGCAAAAAATTCTCCAAGAACATTTATTAAATCAGGTGTTATTTCAACAGCAGATTGAGAATATATATCAGGCTGGTGGTAATTGTTTTATTGAGGTTGGTCCGAAAAATGTCCTTACCAATTTAGTTAAAGAAATCCTGATAGACAAGCCTCATATTGCGGTGGCATTAAATGCTAATTATCGTCAGGATAGTGATTTATTATTACGGGAAGCTGTTACCAAATTGAGAGTTTTTGGTGTACCATTAAAAAACTTAGATCCCTATCAGATTCCTGCTAAAATTTCTTCATCTTCCCAGAAAAATGAACAAAAAACTTTGAATATCAGATTGAATGCTACCAATATCAATGACAGATCACAAAAAGCATTTGCCCAGGCTTTAGCAACTGGTCCAGTTATCAAAAAGTCAACAGTTAGTGAAGATAACTATCAAATTCAGCCACAGAAAATATTAGTGGAGAAAAATCCTCAGATAAATCCAGAAATAATCTCATCAAGTATCCTCACTTCAAAAAATAGTTCTCAAGTCAAAAACCATAGTATAGTGGAACCAAAGATGGAAATTCCCGTGGAAAACTATGATCGACTTCTTGATAGTTTAGAACAATCATTAGCGGAATTTACTCGACAGCAAAGTGAAATTAATCAGGTACATCAACAGTCTTTACAAAATCAAATGGAGTACAATAAAACCTTTTACGAATTAATGCAGCAACAGTGTTTGTTCCTAGCTAAGGAAGAAACTAATGAATATCAAGCCCAAACACAACAGTTAGCAATTTCTAGTACGGAACGTAGCATGATGCGACTACATGACCATCAAGCTGAAACTATTCGTATTCATGAAAAATATCTCAATTATCAACAGGAGTATACCAATAATTACTTTCAATTACTTGAGCAGCACTATAGCTTGTTCGAGGTAGGATCTCCTAATGGGTATCCTCATCTTCCATCTTCCCATGTTGCACAAAGTGACCCACCAGCACAAAAGTTAATTTATCCTCTGGAACCGGAAAATAATTCCCAGAATAATCTACCTGACATTACAGTTGGTTTCCCCATAGCTACCTACCTTGATAAAGAAAAACTGAGGGACACCCTGATCAATATTGTCAGTGATAAAACGGGTTATCCTGTGGAAATGTTGGACTTGTCAATGGACATTGAAGCAGATTTAGGAATTGACTCTATCAAAAGAGTGGAAATTCTGGGAGGACTTTTAGAACTTTACCCCGATCTACCCAGACCTAACCCAGAAGAATTAGCGCAATTGGCAACTCTGGAACAAATTGCTGAGTATATAAACAACTTAATTACACAGGTGTATGAAAATCAACCCGTAGAGGAGACAGTAGGGAGCGGAAAATCTCCCTTATCTCAAGAAATCCCTGTAAAAGCAATCAACGAACAGACAGCAACCATAGAAACCCCATCACCTGTTACCGAACTTGATAATCATCCACAATTCTTGGTTTTATCCCATGAAGATTCATTAGATAGATCCCATCAACCAACAATCACCATTCCCGATAATTTAAGTCAGATCTTGCTCACTATTGTGAGTGATAAAACAGGTTATCCTGCAGAAATGTTAGACCTGTCCATGGATATGGAAGCAGATTTAGGAATTGACTCTATCAAAAGAGTAGAAATTCTGGGAGGACTTTTAGAACTTTACCCCGATCTACCCAGACCTAACCCAGAAGAATTAGCACAATTGCGGACCCTGGGAGAAATTGCTGAGTATATGCGCCATCAAGCTGAAACTGTGGAGAGGTCGAATTTATCCCCATTAGAAAAACCAGATATGTCAACCACGGAAGTAGGGGATAAAATCCTGCGCCTTCCAGTGCAATTAAAACCACTTCCTCAACCAGACAGTTTAGATTTAACCATTCCAGAAAATCACTTTGTCTTAATTACTAATGATGGTTCAGAAGTTACCCATAGGTTAGTAGCTAAGCTCGCAGATAAAGGATGTAAAACTGTTGTTTTAACCTTTCCATGCTTGGAGTCAAACCTATCGGAGGAGATTGCTCAAATCAGATTAAACGATTGGCATGAAGAAACTTTGCAAGAACATTTGACCGAACTTACCACCAAGTTTGGTCCTGTGGGTGGTTTTATTCATCTACATCCTAACTCCAACAATAATTTGGGAATGGATAAAGCCATTGTTCAGCACGTGTTTTTAATTGCCAAACACCTGAAGGAAGATCTCAATCAACTGGCTAAAAAAGAACGTGCTTGCTTTTTTGCAGTTGTGAGATTAGATGGTGAATTAGGAACGGCAAAAACTCACAACTTTAGTCCTATTAGTGGAGGATTATTTGGACTAACTAAAAGTTTAAATCAAGAATGGCCAGAAGTATTTTGTCGTACCCTGGATTTAAGTCCTGATTTAGATGCGGACACAACCGTAAAACATATTCTGGCTGAATTGCAAGATCCTAATTTATTAGTTACCGAGGTAGGATACAATAAAGTAGACAGGTTTACCTTAGTAGCAGAACCTGGTAAATCATCCATCATTCCCGATTCATTAAATATTACTAAAAACCAGGTTTTTTTAGTTAGTGGGGGTGCTAAGGGAATTACTGCCAAATGTGTAATCAAATTGGCTGAAGAATACCAATGCAAGTTTATTCTTTTAGGACGTTCTAGTGCAGAAATTGAACCTGTTTGGTCTGAAGGATATGAAGATGAAAATGAACTGAAACGGCAAATCATGGAAGATTTTCTCGCCAAGGGAGAAAAACCCACTCCCATAATGGTGCAGAAAAAATATCAGACTATTTCCTCCCAAAGAGAAATACACAATACATTAAAAGCAATTACTGAAGCAGGAGGAAAAGCAGAATATGTCTGTGTTGATATCACCGATGGTATGATGTTGAGAGAAAAGCTAACACCTATAATTGACCAATTTGGTACTATTACTGGAATCATTCATGGTGCGGGTAACTTAGCAGATAAAAGAATTGAGAAAAAGACGGTTCAAGATTTTGAAACAGTTTATGCTGCCAAAGTCCAGGGTTTACAAAACCTACTCAATATTGTGGAAACAAATCAACTGGAATATTTAATCCTATTTTCTTCAGTAGTGGGATTTTATGGTAATGTTGGACAGACGGACTATGCAATAGCCAACGAAATTCTTAACAAATCAGCTCATGTAATTAAACATAAACACCCTAATTGTCATGTAGTTTCCATTAATTGGGGTCCTTGGGATAGTGGTATGGTTTCTCCAGAATTACAGACAGCATTTGCACAACGAGGAATTAAAACCATTCCCCAAGAACTGGGTAGTAGTATCTTAGTTGATCAACTAAGAAATAGTGATTCAACTATGACCCAAGTAGTAATTGGTAGTCCCTTAGTCTATATTCCTTCTACCTTGTCTAGTGAACTAAAAACCCATCAAATTACCCGTCAATTAAAGTTAAACTATAACCCATTTTTACAGGATCATGTGATTGCGGGTAATCCTGTTCTTCCCGCAACTTGTGGACTGTCCTGGATATCTAGCAGTTGTGAACAACTCTATCCTGGTTTCCAAACTTTCCACTGTCCTAACTTTAAAGTCCTTAAAGGAATTGTTTTTGACCAAAATTCCCCCCATGAATATATTCTTGAAATTCAAGAAGTTGCTAAAATTGACAATCAAGAAATTCAGCTTGCGGGCAAAATTAGTAGTGTTACCAACCATGGAAAAATCAGATATCATTTTAGTAGCAACCTAATTTTGAAAAGACAAATTCCTTTAGCTGATAACTATGAACTTTTTAACCTAACCCAAGATGGTCAATTCCTAGCGAGCAATTCCTTACTATATCAAACTGGTGGTGGTAGTTTATTTCATGGTAATACTTTTCAAGGGGTAAAATCTGTGTTAAATATCAGTCCCGGTAAACTGACTATGAAATGTGAACTACCCGAACCCACATTATACCAACAGGGACAATTTAGAGTACAGACTCTTAACCCCTATATAGCAGATGTGCAGATACATTCTCTGTGGATTTGGACTCAACACTTTCATCAAGTTGGTTGTTTACCATCAGAAATTGAAAATTTTGAACAATTTGCACCCGTTCCCTTTGGAGAAACGTTTTATGTAACTTGTGAAATCAAATCCAAAACCGAATCTTATGTAGTTGCTGATGTAATTACTCACAATCAAAAAGGACAAGTTTATAATCAGATGAAGGCATCAAAAGCTACAATCTTACCCAATAGCTACTAATAAGCAAATTCAGTCAAGGTAAGTGGGTGGGTGGAATTAAATATAAGATGAACGTAGGTTGGGTTGAAGTATGAAACCCAACACCACGGGTTACGCTACCAAATAATTGTGCCTCCCTACTTAATTGGGCTTTGTAAGACTCGTCAAATTTAAAAATGGAGAATTGTCATGCAGGAGTTAATAGAAAATCTATTTCAGAAAATGGCAATTGTGGGGTTAGATTGCCTAGTGAGTGGTTCTCAGGAACTAGATAGTTTTGAACGTAGTATTTATGAAGGAAAGCAGAATTTTACACCTATTAACTATAATCTTGAGCCATCATGGAAAATTCCTTTACCACAGATAGAAAATTTATCACCACCACAAAAACTAATGTTAAAGGTGGCTGAGAATACTCTCAAAACTGCTAACTTAAGTCAAGAAACTCAAATAGCAGTGATATTGGTGAGTAG is a window encoding:
- a CDS encoding type I polyketide synthase, translating into MNHAKLESDLAQLQDEVSNCERDLLNLIKGKKTMEYSQNHNGGNQSNQIAIIGMASLFPQSKNLQEYWQVIVDKIDCITDVPASRWSVEDYYDPNPKAPDKTYCKRGGFIPDIDFNPMEFGLPPNILEVTDISQLLGLVVAKAAMEDAGYGESQQFDRDRTGVILGVAIGRQLAVPLGSRLQYPVWKKVFKNCGLSDDETEKVIEKLKSAYIQWEENAFPGMLANVISGRIANRLDLGGTNCVVDAACASSLGALNMAISELLAHRADMMITGGVDTDNSIFAYMCFSKTPAVSPSEKVRPFDVNSDGMMLGEGVGMLVLKRLEDAVKDGDRIYAVVKGIGSSSDGKYKSIYAPHSQGQVKAIRRAYENAGFAPQTVGLIEAHGTGTMVGDPTEFTSINQVFGDNNSLKQHIALGTVKSQIGHTKAAAGAASLIKTALALHHKVLPPTINITQPHPKLNIENSPFYLNTETRPWISNQPRRAGVSAFGFGGTNYHVVLEEYESEHHQSYRLHNCAKSIFLSAPTTPELLSQCQHLYQQLESTDKEQHYQRIIAESEQLIIPADHARVGFTILSLSQAIAHLAIIIDLLKNQPSVEFWEHPKGIYYRQQGMETTGKVVALFSGQGSQYLEMGRELVINFPCLRQTYSHLDDLFSREGLEPLSQVVFPTPVFTPQERQEQLEKLQRTEYAQPAIGVLSAGLYKILQQAGLKVDFVAGHSFGELTALWSAGVLTEEDYFFLVKARGKAMSTPPAVDAGGMLAVKGNISQVTELIKDFPQVAIANYNSQQQIVLAGNKSEITQVQNVLQSKGFSCFLLGVSAAFHTPLVSHAQKPFAHAIAQVNFQSPRIPVYSNVTGKLYPNEPASMQKILQEHLLNQVLFQQQIENIYQAGGNCFIEVGPKNVLTNLVKEILIDKPHIAVALNANYRQDSDLLLREAVTKLRVFGVPLKNLDPYQIPAKISSSSQKNEQKTLNIRLNATNINDRSQKAFAQALATGPVIKKSTVSEDNYQIQPQKILVEKNPQINPEIISSSILTSKNSSQVKNHSIVEPKMEIPVENYDRLLDSLEQSLAEFTRQQSEINQVHQQSLQNQMEYNKTFYELMQQQCLFLAKEETNEYQAQTQQLAISSTERSMMRLHDHQAETIRIHEKYLNYQQEYTNNYFQLLEQHYSLFEVGSPNGYPHLPSSHVAQSDPPAQKLIYPLEPENNSQNNLPDITVGFPIATYLDKEKLRDTLINIVSDKTGYPVEMLDLSMDIEADLGIDSIKRVEILGGLLELYPDLPRPNPEELAQLATLEQIAEYINNLITQVYENQPVEETVGSGKSPLSQEIPVKAINEQTATIETPSPVTELDNHPQFLVLSHEDSLDRSHQPTITIPDNLSQILLTIVSDKTGYPAEMLDLSMDMEADLGIDSIKRVEILGGLLELYPDLPRPNPEELAQLRTLGEIAEYMRHQAETVERSNLSPLEKPDMSTTEVGDKILRLPVQLKPLPQPDSLDLTIPENHFVLITNDGSEVTHRLVAKLADKGCKTVVLTFPCLESNLSEEIAQIRLNDWHEETLQEHLTELTTKFGPVGGFIHLHPNSNNNLGMDKAIVQHVFLIAKHLKEDLNQLAKKERACFFAVVRLDGELGTAKTHNFSPISGGLFGLTKSLNQEWPEVFCRTLDLSPDLDADTTVKHILAELQDPNLLVTEVGYNKVDRFTLVAEPGKSSIIPDSLNITKNQVFLVSGGAKGITAKCVIKLAEEYQCKFILLGRSSAEIEPVWSEGYEDENELKRQIMEDFLAKGEKPTPIMVQKKYQTISSQREIHNTLKAITEAGGKAEYVCVDITDGMMLREKLTPIIDQFGTITGIIHGAGNLADKRIEKKTVQDFETVYAAKVQGLQNLLNIVETNQLEYLILFSSVVGFYGNVGQTDYAIANEILNKSAHVIKHKHPNCHVVSINWGPWDSGMVSPELQTAFAQRGIKTIPQELGSSILVDQLRNSDSTMTQVVIGSPLVYIPSTLSSELKTHQITRQLKLNYNPFLQDHVIAGNPVLPATCGLSWISSSCEQLYPGFQTFHCPNFKVLKGIVFDQNSPHEYILEIQEVAKIDNQEIQLAGKISSVTNHGKIRYHFSSNLILKRQIPLADNYELFNLTQDGQFLASNSLLYQTGGGSLFHGNTFQGVKSVLNISPGKLTMKCELPEPTLYQQGQFRVQTLNPYIADVQIHSLWIWTQHFHQVGCLPSEIENFEQFAPVPFGETFYVTCEIKSKTESYVVADVITHNQKGQVYNQMKASKATILPNSY